One Glycine soja cultivar W05 chromosome 7, ASM419377v2, whole genome shotgun sequence genomic window, CCGTGCTCCAACAAGCATAACGGAACAAATCCATATAAGCTTCTCCAACATCTGCTTTTGAAACGCCTCCTTGTCAAGAACCTGGATTTTGAGACATACATCAGCGTGTGATATACGTATCAGATGTGTAAATATTTGCTTTTGACATTGCACAAGGACATCCTACAGCTTCAACCTCGAAGCTAAGCAAACCAAAAACATAACACATGAGAATCAAAACACTTAAatcccaaaaattaaaaagaaccacccccaaccccccccccccccccccctcgccacacgcatatatatatatatatatatatatatatatatatatatatatatatatattcccttTTAGAGTAACCCCATTTTAGTCCCTGATTTTGTGAGGTGTTGTCTCAATAGTACTCAGAATTAGAaatgtcaaaaagaaaaaaaaaactctgaaatcaaaattactaacattttaGTCACTCAGATATACAACTTACTGTAATTATAGTCTCTAAAGTTTAAAACTTGCTATCATTTTAGTCCATAACCAAGTTAACCGCACAATATCAAGATTTATGTAAATCCAGGGCAGGGAGTAGTATGACAGTAAAAAGAAGAAACCTTGCAAGAGAGGCCTCCAGCATTTAATCTAGCAGCTACAACAGAAGCCCACTTGCCATATGCAGCAGTGAGTCCTTCAGGATTGGTATCAGTCCTACCATCAATAGGGCTTTCTCCAATTTTAGAGACAGCAAAATAAGCCAACACCTGGTTTGCATCTTCCAAACCTTTGCTCTCAAGCCACGGCTCCATCATTCCGTTCTGGAAGAACACCAAATCTGCTGCACCAACACCATCAATAACAACTCGTTAATACCCACAACACAACATTGTCCAACCAAACCCAATGGAGGAAAAAAGTAGGAGTATTTACCACGCCATCTAGAAGAAGGTGTAGATTGAAGCACGGATTCAAGATCATCGTTCCTTGTGCACACAAAAATGGGACCCTCAAAATTGGGAGGTACGGACTCTCCTCGGCGAACGAGGAGGTCTTGACCGGTGCCCATGTCCTGCAAGGCCCTACCCACTCTTCCGCCGCCGACAATGACGGCGGGAGCCACCTTGGTAGAAGGGGCGGCGATGGTGGTAGCCATGGCGGAGACTTTGAATCGGAAGGCTGAGGTTGTGGCAGTGGTTTTGGGAGAAATGGAGAAAGAGAGCGAAGTGGCCATGAAGGAGTGAGTAATAAGTGTTCAGTGAAAAGTGGAGGCGaacaaggagaagaagaagaacatcaACATGACTTTTgggcagacacagttgttgaGCTGTGTTTGTCGATATTCCCACTCACAAGTTACGCCACTCGTTACTTGGGAAGCTTCTATCCTCCACAACTTTTCCCTGCGTGCCTACACGACTTGTCGTTTTTCCACTGATCGTGATTTCTATTGTAGCCATATTGTTAGTTACTGtcgtgttttaattttaatcttccaATTTCGATCACCAAATATTCAAACGTGAAATTAATGTTTACGATTCttgctttttatatttatttatttttattcgcCTCGTGGTTTTCTTTTTcccattattttgttttttcttcaacaTCTTTCATATTCATCCCGTCTAATCCTCTGTGTCTCATTCCtatatttcaatttactttCATATAATAagcttatataaatatattattttcttatacaaacattttttgttttcaatttttattaattcttatttttctttatcttgttAAAAGTTTAActtattattcaaatttcattttttcttttggatgGATTTTGGTTGACAACGTCAGTGATCCCGGTGAAAGCAATACCTCGCCGGTGGGAGAGTTGTACTTGTCCTTATTATCGGAGCCCTGCTCATTGCTGAGCCCAATATATCTCCACAACTATTAACCTACCTACGCAACTTGTCTTTGAATAatttaagaggaaaaaaaaaaccacacttattaatttctttttattttatcctttttcacGGCTCTTCATGGCTTCATCTTATCACCGCTTCATCTTATTAATCTAAGTAAATCCAACAAATcataatatttaaacaaaataaaaataaaatatatgaaaaagtaaTCACGTGAGTTAAGACTCTTCCTGTGTGTAAATTTTGAAGATTAATGAGTTagcttttcataaataaataaaaaaaactgtttggGGGTTTAATCCCTTAAACACATCAATCACCTCGTCAAAAGACAGTAATTTGTCGCTTGAATAAGGATTAATGCTGTTATGATTGGTAATTACatatacaagttttttttttataaaaaaagacaaacaagtatagttaaaaatgaaaattaatgttaaagTAACATGAAAATGTGTTAGCTTTAGTGCGCCTGTGTGTAAATTAATGTTAAAGTGACATAAAACtatgttagttttgttttgggtttgatTCCGTAAACACATCAATTATTTCGTTGCAAATTTgcataaaaagacaaaatgtgtTTGTAATACAATTGTGGGaggcaaaaatttaaaattaatcgtGATCATATGACTaattaagaaatgaaaaaaaataattatatattaataatataaaataattttatattatcattcaataaaaaattattatttaagataaattattgattttaataaaattatcttaaaaattatatcaataataatttagaaTTGAATGACACACAAAATATCAtcattaaacatttaaaaaatatttttattaatctttaaaacttaacaaattaaatatgatttaataatttaacatttatctttaaaaaaatattattcttattgCTTATAATAACTAAATGTTGTGACATCTACCCACGCTTGTGGAGACATacataataaaactaaattgtTAAAATGAGGCAGTTGTACTTGTATGCCATGCATCTTGTTCTATCGCAAATAAAATGATCCAATCCCTCTTCCCCCCTTGTATGTTACTTTTAAAGAATCTTCCACTCGATCTCTAAAATGTTTACTCTTACCCCCTAatttctttatcatcttttttggTTGATTACCCCCTTTTGAAAAATAACGTATTGGCCAGAAGAAGTCCTCCAATTCTAAACATCAAGCTCGTAATGAAAAATTGGTGCACCAAAGGAGCCCAGGTCACCAAAAATGATATCATCATTTTCAGTGTAGATGCCTGAATCTTGATTTTCAAAAATTGTTTGAATGTCTTCAGGGAATGTGCGACGAGAAGGATTTGATTCTGAAGATGGTGCTACACCCTCTTCTGTGATCTCATCACTAGCCGAACCTAGCTCAAGTTCAGCATTAGAGTTTACATTTTCATTGCTAGGAATAGTTTGATGATTTTCTTCTGTTTTAGGACGTGGCCAATTGATATAACGGCTCAGGTCAAAGTTTGTAACCGCGTTAAGTCCTCTGTATTCTATTGCTGCCATGTCATATGCTGCGGCTGCTTCTTCTTGTGTAGCTACAATACGACATAATAACATATGGACACACACATGTAAGCaaatttaattgtattattGTTTGCATATGTCGGTCTAggatttctctttttcttcttccgaTTTGGTTTATATTAAAATGACTAGAAAAGAATGATATCATTATTAAATAGCTCTATTAAGCAGTTGAAGTTTGGTGATCTATATCACAACCAATATGATCTGATTGCATATGTTGACCTTTATATTTGTCCTACTATTTTGATCCGCGGGACCATGTTGAAACCAAGTAGGTACTTTCTTGTTAGAACCGGAAAGAATGGTCaaatacattttcaaaatttcaggTATGGGTACATCctctcttaattaattaaacatcgCTACACCTATATTAGCTACTTTATTTCGTTTATATTCAACCAATACATAAACATACAATTTAATTTGTTCATTATTTAGAGTGCTGACATAGGCCCATATCACATGCATGTTTTATAATTCGTAGCAAATATAACCAAATATAAATGATGATAATGAAATGCTATATATGAACCATGTAAATGCATTCAAATGCTAAGGTAAGGCCATATGCTTCTGTCTAAGAGAATTGTACATCAAATGCATAGAAAATGACCTTTTgattaggattttaaaaaacatttcgTCCCCTGAACTATATAATTGACAAATTATATGTATAGACGCACACTTtaaaatcacatattcaatttttttaaaaaaaataacgaacaatattcttattttgagacatcttgagatttgaataacaataatataatgcaggaaaattacttttcaaaactgttaataatatatttctgtacacatttttttattatataaattttagaaataaatgtaattatggtccctattttattttattcataactttggttatcctattttaaaattcaaacatgtagtacttttgttttaaaaaatatacaattttagtcTTTCCCGttttaaaatagatatttagtcttcttattttaaaaaattgtaattttgatcaaattctcaattttgtcaatattttatatttttcttttggtccaattgaattataaatctaatatattcatttaaggtatcatcaaaatttgatttaattagttacaaaataagaaataaaagaaataaagcatatacaaaattaaagattaaattaaaattatagattttctaAAAAAGGAAACCAGAAtcgtcaattttttaaaatataaaaattaaatatttatattttgaaatagaaaaaccaaaattacaaattttttaaaataagaaaaataaatgttttaattttaaaatagaaaaattaaaattatgaattgactaaaattacatttaatccTAAATTTTATGTGAGTCACACTCAATGAtataaatttattctttatttaacgaaattcacataaaatttcaataagAAGTAGCATCCATCTATGCATGCGCTTTCTTTACATTAGATCATAGACAATGAAATTACCGTAAGTTCCAAGGTATAGATATTTGTTGCCAAAGACCCTTCCAATTCGAGCTTCCCATCTTCCGTTATGGTGGTGTCTAAACATTTAAAACTAAAGTTCAGAGCATTTTCCACCAATCTACTAACTATTTACACAGAAATATATGGAGAGGAAATGCGAATTTCTATGCGAATGAACTGTAAAGTTGGAGACATTGAGTAACttgtatatgtaaaaaaatgctAAGATTCGATTTAAAAATTTCATCcactaattattttgattatatgtGATTGTAATTTCACAGGTACTAGTATTATGTTATACTACTTGATTGTTTATAGATGTCTCAAATTTCATAACTTTTTAGAATATGTGCAACTTCAATCAATGTGCATCATTAATGACCGAACTTATGGATTTCAATTTTCATGGGCTTGAAAGAACCTACACAGGTAAGGGCTGACTAAAGTTCTTTTCCAAAAATATTGctgaataattattaatatatttttttttatcattcagaaagatataaatatatacatttattttattttcatttctcttttttttatcacactgtttattatatttattatttttttctcattttattttatttctatttctcttctCTCTATCCCAATTCATCCAAAATCGgatacattttcaattttttttaatattgcttCGCAGAATATTGGATTTTGCTGACAAACTGCAAcctaaaatttcatttattgtaagccaaaaaataaataaaatattttgtattatttaaacTATTCTCTTTAGTCTATACTCCccccgaaaaaaaaaacactaattctCTATTCAACTCTCTTATTAAATTGACTTGTTATTAAATCAGCTActactttaatttctttttaactaACATAATTACCACAATTTTATGTTCTTAAAAACATTTGGTACATATATTCGCGTATGCCCCACTTTCTGAATTCAACAAAGATATCAATGATTTATTTTGTTGACCATGATCCCCCGTAAAAGAGATTGACACGTTACAAAAacctatacataaaaaaaaaggaaaattgcaAAACCATTTTGCAGTGAACAGAGCAAGGTTCAAGTACCTTGCTACGCCTCTGTATTTTGAAACTCCTCGAGAGAATCCACTGCTTTTTCTGCATAATGGAGAAGATTTATCCATGAAAATTGAATATCATAAGAAACGGCTTTAATAGCTCCATATATATGCATTatgtatgaaaattaatgtatttaataactaaaaataaacctTCTCAAGGATCCAAtatattcttcttttgactGGCCCTCCATCTCCTTGAGCTTTTCCTCATAATTTGATAACTAGaaccaaaaacatatatataatgaagTGATGGATCAAATCTGATTTATGAATAAacacattttaacaaaaaaaaaaaatcgaattgAAGATGAGAGAAATTACTGGAAAATTGAGAATGGTATCTTGGCCCCAGTACTTCAATGCTGCCAAGTCATAGGCACGTGCTGCGGCTTCTTCATCATCATATGCCCCTAGCAAACCCAAGTTTATTGCAATCATTAAATCGTCCCCCATCCGCCAAATTAAGGGGAACAAATAATGAAGGTTTTTGTTATATATGCaagctaattaattaatactctCAAATCATACCTAGATATACTGCATCCAGTTGTTTTCCATAGCCATTTTCAACCAACACAACATAATTAATATGACAGTAAATCAAATAATCATATAAGTGAAGGAAATCAGAAAATTATATGGAGATTATAGAGAGCAAAATAATGAAGAACCTTGTCTTCCTTTCTTGCTCTGTGATTCATTCCAGCAATTCTTATCCCACAAATGAGCCTCATATCGACCAGTCCATCGATGCCTAAAACAATCACATGCACATATTTGAGAATATAACATCAACATGGGAatgggaagaaaaagaaagatggaATTATATATAGAGTGAGATCcagatttaattaatatatattaacctTGTGACACCCCTATAGATTGAACTTCGTTGTGGAGGTGAGTCTCTTGGGACGCTTTTGCGTGTGCGCTTCCCAGTGCTGTTGAGGCTTTTCTGTGATTTCTTCGCCATGAAAACTGGCAACGAGAGAGAGGACCACTGCACTGCACACGCATACAGTTCAAGAGTGAAGGCCCGAGGAGTTATATAAATATGACCAAGTCATCCAATAAGAAGggcattaattaatatatagaaaTAGTGGAGGAGAATGAAAAAGTAGGTCTATTCCTTTATTTCTctataataacatttttattttcctttttctgttcATGTTGTAGCAGTTGGTAGTTGAGTAGAGACCCTAGAAGAGGGAAAATAGTAATGATCTCTTATACATAAACacttcattaatatatatatatatatatatatatatatatatattataacatcGTGTCTCTTtatgtttgaataaattttcCACAAGTATTTAGAGAATGTTTTCCtaacaactaaaattaatttatacataagttAATATGTATATGTGagctatttttttagtttcatcaTATACATAACCTAATTTTATCTCATGATTTTTtctcatattatatttatatatatatatatatatatatatatatatatatatatatatatatatatatattttaattggagTCACATAAACCCTGATCAGTCAGTCTAACTAACTGAATCAGTGGTAGACCTACATTATAATAAAAGTGTATAAGTGCattcacttatttttaaaaaaatcataaataaatttttattttgattgaaaattgGAAAGTAAAatcttatacttttttattttattccctCTGAAgtcactaattttaatttttataatttgtgatACACCTCTGGACGGaatataataacataatataatcAAGAATGGAAATCAATAACAACAGGTGTATATAGAGTAAAGGGACCAGAAGTTGATTgaagaaaaatgataaattttataatcagTAGTGATCACTAATCACAAGTTGACAACCACAAGCTTTATTTGCCAAACAAAAACAATAGTGCATGTAGGTGTGAATTTGGCTTTGCTCCTTGGCAACATTAACATGGATGTAGGTAGTTGAGAACAATGACAGTGAAAACACCCGTCTACATAAGTTGTCAAATAGATGAGAGAACTCATTTTTGGACGGAAAAACGGGGAGAAAATATGCTATTTATTGTGGCCGTCTCCAAACGAGTCCATTATGTTTTTGTCTCGACTATTTCTACTTTCATGCTTGTAATCATTTTGTTACTGATGTAGACGATAGCTTTTGCAGCCCAGAAATTAATCATAGCTCGATCCATGTTTTTATTGCTGGTATTTTCTCCATTTTGGTCGGTATACACTTACTCCATGTCATTTTCccctaaaataaatttgatttttctctcttaaaaaatattgatatgcCGTGTGAGTACATGTACTTAGGGCTA contains:
- the LOC114418029 gene encoding uncharacterized protein LOC114418029 isoform X2, encoding MATSLSFSISPKTTATTSAFRFKVSAMATTIAAPSTKVAPAVIVGGGRVGRALQDMGTGQDLLVRRGESVPPNFEGPIFVCTRNDDLESVLQSTPSSRWRDLVFFQNGMMEPWLESKGLEDANQVLAYFAVSKIGESPIDGRTDTNPEGLTAAYGKWASVVAARLNAGGLSCKVLDKEAFQKQMLEKLIWICSVMLVGARHGGVSVGVVEKEFRTELSSLITELASAAASEKGLKFEEAMEERLCAYSRAVAHFPTAVKEFKWRNGWFCSLSEKANAQGKPDPCPLHSQWLKELRIV
- the LOC114418029 gene encoding uncharacterized protein LOC114418029 isoform X1 — its product is MATSLSFSISPKTTATTSAFRFKVSAMATTIAAPSTKVAPAVIVGGGRVGRALQDMGTGQDLLVRRGESVPPNFEGPIFVCTRNDDLESVLQSTPSSRWRADLVFFQNGMMEPWLESKGLEDANQVLAYFAVSKIGESPIDGRTDTNPEGLTAAYGKWASVVAARLNAGGLSCKVLDKEAFQKQMLEKLIWICSVMLVGARHGGVSVGVVEKEFRTELSSLITELASAAASEKGLKFEEAMEERLCAYSRAVAHFPTAVKEFKWRNGWFCSLSEKANAQGKPDPCPLHSQWLKELRIV
- the LOC114418030 gene encoding AP2-like ethylene-responsive transcription factor At1g16060 isoform X2, with the translated sequence MAKKSQKSLNSTGKRTRKSVPRDSPPQRSSIYRGVTRHRWTGRYEAHLWDKNCWNESQSKKGRQGAYDDEEAAARAYDLAALKYWGQDTILNFPLSNYEEKLKEMEGQSKEEYIGSLRRKSSGFSRGVSKYRGVARHHHNGRWEARIGRVFGNKYLYLGTYATQEEAAAAYDMAAIEYRGLNAVTNFDLSRYINWPRPKTEENHQTIPSNENVNSNAELELGSASDEITEEGVAPSSESNPSRRTFPEDIQTIFENQDSGIYTENDDIIFGDLGSFGAPIFHYELDV
- the LOC114418030 gene encoding AP2-like ethylene-responsive transcription factor At1g16060 isoform X1 is translated as MAKKSQKSLNSTGKRTRKSVPRDSPPQRSSIYRGVTRHRWTGRYEAHLWDKNCWNESQSKKGRQVYLGAYDDEEAAARAYDLAALKYWGQDTILNFPLSNYEEKLKEMEGQSKEEYIGSLRRKSSGFSRGVSKYRGVARHHHNGRWEARIGRVFGNKYLYLGTYATQEEAAAAYDMAAIEYRGLNAVTNFDLSRYINWPRPKTEENHQTIPSNENVNSNAELELGSASDEITEEGVAPSSESNPSRRTFPEDIQTIFENQDSGIYTENDDIIFGDLGSFGAPIFHYELDV